A genomic region of Mugil cephalus isolate CIBA_MC_2020 chromosome 5, CIBA_Mcephalus_1.1, whole genome shotgun sequence contains the following coding sequences:
- the LOC125008573 gene encoding protocadherin alpha-3-like, whose product MISEMIMEQRRYKPGRKRRLLAVCAFAVFLWSVVSAQLRYSISEEVNEGTVVGNIAKDLGLDKSTLKERRYRIVSSGADSIFHVNQNDGILYVSRKIDREEVCAQSSTCVINLKTVLENPLEIHYVEVEVLDINDHSPMFPEEEKTLEISESVLPGARFQLKASRDRDSGPFSVQQYKLSQNDNFRLEVKDKRDDGKIPILIVKKSLDRETARSHSLILTALDGGKPPKSGNMKIIIQVLDVNDNVPVFYKDDYSVTLKENALEGTEIIQVNATDLDDGPNGDVVYSFSNSMNQDILNLFDINPLTGQITVKGLIDYEEKDVYELEIQASDKGLAPLTTEKSVIIKIADVNDNVPEIEVTSFSSFIPEDSRPGTTVALISVNDLDSGLNGKVICSIGEDVPFVLSPSLKDKTFSLVTKSPLDREKVSHYDLTITAKDAGQPPLSSEKTISVVVSDVNDNSPEFLLSPYTFYVSEGNDPGASVFSVKASDRDENDNALISYHIVRDGSEDNKISSFLNINSDNGRITALKSFDFETLKTFQFQVVATDSGSPSLSSNVTVNVFILDQNDNAPVILYPLSSNGSAEGVEEIPRNVNAGHLVTKVRAYDADIGYNGWLLFSLQEVTDHSLFGLDRYTGQIRTLRSLTETDEAEHKLIILVKDNGNVSLSATATVIVKLVEPKEAFAASDVKSAAKLDEEDNVTFYLMITLGSVSVLFLISIIVLIAMQCSKSTDYTSKYLQEPNYDGTLCHSIQYRSGDKRYMLVGPSMSIGSTIVPGSHANTLVLPDRRRTSEEVRQLQTTLFSLTRITSHLFQWLWFVENRYADN is encoded by the coding sequence ATGATTTCGGAAATGATCATGGAACAAAGAAGATACAAGccagggaggaagagaagattGTTGGCAGTATGCGCCTTCGCTGTTTTTTTGTGGAGCGTAGTTTCAGCTCAATTGAGATATTCGATCTCCGAGGAGGTCAACGAAGGAACTGTGGTTGGAAACATAGCAAAGGATCTGGGATTAGATAAAAGCACCCTGAAAGAAAGGAGGTATCGGATTGTTTCGAGTGGAGCGGATTCCATTTTCCATGTAAATCAAAACGACGGCATCCTGTATGTGAGCCGAAAGATCGACAGGGAAGAGGTATGCGCTCAGAGTAGTACGTGCGTCATAAATCTAAAAACCGTTCTGGAAAACCCACTGGAAATCCATTACGTCGAGGTGGAAGTTCTGGATATAAATGACCATTCTCCAATGTTtccagaagaagagaaaacccTCGAGATTTCAGAATCCGTGTTGCCCGGAGCAAGATTTCAGTTAAAAGCGTCGCGGGATCGAGACAGTGGCCCGTTCTCTGTACAGCAATATAAACTAAGCCAAAACGACAATTTCCGTTTGGAAGTTAAAGATAAACGAGACGATGGTAAAATACCTATACTGATTGTCAAAAAATCTTTAGATAGAGAAACTGCAAGAAGCCACTCATTAATACTGACGGCACTGGATGGAGGTAAACCTCCGAAATCTGGTAATATGAAGATTATAATTCAGGTTTTGGATGTGAACGATAATGTGCCTGTTTTCTATAAAGATGATTATTCTGTGACGCTGAAAGAAAATGCTCTAGAAGGTACAGAAATCATTCAAGTGAATGCCACGGATTTAGATGACGGTCCAAACGGAGATGTAGTTTACTCCTTCAGTAATAGTATGAATCAAGACATATTAAACCTATTTGATATCAATCCATTGACAGGACAGATAACTGTAAAAGGTTTAATAGACTATGAGGAGAAGGATGTCTATGAATTAGAAATTCAGGCATCAGATAAAGGTCTGGCTCCTCTTACAACAGAGAAAAGTGTCATTATTAAGATAGCAGATGTGAATGATAATGTACCTGAGATTGAGGTGACCTCATTCTCTAGCTTCATCCCTGAAGATTCAAGACCTGGAACTACAGTCGCTCTTATCAGTGTAAATGACTTGGACTCTGGTCTCAATGGGAAAGTAATTTGCTCCATAGGTGAGGATGTTCCTTTTGTTCTATCACCATCCCTAAAAGACAAAACGTTCTCATTAGTAACCAAGTCTCCACTAGACAGAGAGAAAGTATCACACTATGACCTGACTATAACGGCTAAAGATGCTGGCCAGCCCCCATTatcatctgaaaagacaatAAGTGTTGTTGTCTCAGATGTGAACGACAACAGTCCAGAGTTTTTACTGAGTCCTTATACTTTCTATGTCAGTGAGGGCAATGATCCAGGAGCTTCAGTATTTTCTGTTAAAGCTTCTGATCGTGATGAGAACGATAATGCTCTGATATCCTATCATATTGTCAGAGATGGAAGCGaagataataaaatatcttCATTTCTAAACATAAACTCTGATAATGGACGAATCACAGCACTGAAAAGTTTTGACTTTGAGACTCTGAAAACTTTCCAGTTCCAAGTTGTAGCCACAGATTCTGGTTCTCCGTCATTGAGCAGCAACGTCACAGTGAACGTGTTCATTCTGGATCAGAACGACAACGCTCCAGTCATCCTGTATCCACTCAGCTCCAATGGCTCTGCTGAAGGAGTGGAGGAGATTCCACGCAATGTGAACGCAGGACACTTGGTGACTAAAGTCAGAGCCTATGACGCTGATATAGGATATAACGGCTGGTTGCTGTTCTCACTGCAGGAAGTTACTGACCACAGTCTCTTTGGTTTGGACCGCTACACAGGACAGATCAGGACACTTCGCTcgttgacagagacagacgaggCTGAGCATAAACTGATCATACTGGTCAAAGACAATGGGAACGTTTCACTCTCAGCAACAGCTACTGTCATTGTCAAACTGGTGGAGCCCAAAGAGGCTTTTGCAGCTTCTGATGTTAAAAGTGCAGCAAAACTAGACGAAGAGGACAATGTTACATTTTACCTGATGATAACTTTGGGCtcagtttcagttctttttctcatcagtaTCATTGTGCTGATTGCAATGCAGTGCTCCAAATCCACAGACTATACTTCTAAATATCTACAAGAACCAAATTATGATGGGACACTGTGTCACAGCATCCAGTACCGATCTGGAGACAAACGATACATGTTAGTTGGACCCAGTATGAGTATAGGATCTACTATAGTCCCTGGCAGTCATGCAAATACTCTAGTGCTAcctgacaggaggagaacatctgAGGAGGTAAGACAGCTTCAAACAACCCTTTTTTCCCTAACAAGAATTACTTCACATCTATTTCAGTGGTTATGGTTTGTGGAAAACCGGTATGCTGATAACtaa
- the LOC125008581 gene encoding protocadherin alpha-8-like has protein sequence MGQRGCDLTRTRGRWIGCVVAVFLWSAASAQLRYSISEEVKEGTVVGNIAKDLGLDKNTLKDRKYRIVTSHTDPLFYVNPNDGILYVSRKIDREEVCERTSLCVINLKTVLETPLEVHYVGVEVLDVNDHSPTFPEKETTLEIFESLLPGTRIPLQPARDPDGGPFSVQQYTLSSNDNFRLEVKDKGEDGKIPIMIVQKSLDREAAASHSLILTALDGGKPPKSGEMNILINILDVNDNGPVFSKEVYTVTLNENTPVGTKVIQVNAIDLDEGPNGDVVYSFSNSVNRKFLKLFDINPSTGEITVKGLINYEEKDKYEIEIKASDKGSAPLTTEKSVIIKIIDINDNAPEIEVTSFSSSIPEDSRPGTTVALISVNDLDSGLNGKVICSIGEDVPFVLSPSLQDKMFSLVTKSPLDREKQSQYTITVIAKDAGQPSLSSEKTISVIVSDVNDNSPEFSRSPYTFYIVEGNDPGASVFSVKASDRDENDNALISYHIVRDGSEDNKISSFLNINSDNGQITALKSFDFETLKTFQFQVVATDSGTPSLSSNVTVNVFILDQNDNTPVILYPLSSNGSAEGVEEIPRNVNAGHLVTKVRAYDADIGYNGWLLFSLQEVTDHSLFGLDRYTGQIRTLRSLTETDEAEHKLIILVKDNGNVSLSATATVIVKLVEPKEAFASSDVKSAAKVNEEDNVTFYLMITLGSVSVLFLISIIVLIAMQCSKSTDYTSKYLQEPNYDGTLCHSIQYRSGDKRYMLVGPRMSIGSTIVSGSHANTLVLPDRRRTSEEVR, from the coding sequence aTGGGACAAAGAGGATGCGACCTAACACGGACGCGGGGCCGGTGGATCGGCTGCGTGGTGGCTGTGTTTTTGTGGAGTGCGGCTTCGGCGCAACTACGATATTCAATTTCTGAGGAAGTAAAAGAAGGAACTGTGGTTGGGAATATTGCAAAGGACCTGGGATTAGATAAAAATACGCTCAAAGACAGAAAGTATCGGATTGTTACCAGTCATACGGATCCCCTTTTCTATGTAAATCCAAACGACGGCATCCTGTATGTGAGTCGAAAGATCGACAGGGAAGAGGTTTGCGAACGAACCAGTTTATGTGTGATAAACCTAAAAACCGTACTAGAAACACCGCTGGAGGTCCATTACGTTGGCGTAGAGGTGCTGGATGTAAATGACCACTCTCCCACCTTCccagagaaagagacaacatTAGAAATATTCGAATCCCTGTTACCTGGAACACGTATTCCGTTACAACCCGCACGTGATCCAGACGGCGGCCCTTTCTCTGTACAGCAGTATACACTTAGCTCTAATGATAATTTCCGTTTGGAAGTTAAAGATAAAGGAGAAGACGGTAAAATACCTATCATGATTGTTCAGAAATCGTTAgacagagaagctgcagcaaGCCACTCATTGATACTGACGGCACTGGATGGAGGAAAACCTCCGAAATCTGGTGagatgaatattttaataaacattCTGGATGTAAACGATAACGGACCCGTCTTTTCCAAAGAGGTTTACACAGTGACGCTGAATGAAAATACTCCTGTAGGAACAAAAGTCATACAGGTAAATGCCATTGATTTAGATGAGGGACCCAATGGAGATGTTGTTTATTCCTTTAGTAACAGCGTGAATCGTAAATTCTTAAAGCTTTTTGATATTAACCCATCCACAGGTGAAATAACTGTTAAAGGTTTAATCAACTATGAGGAGAAGGACAAATATGAAATAGAAATCAAGGCATCAGATAAAGGTTCAGCTCCTCTTACAACAGAAAAGAGtgtcattattaaaataatagaCATAAATGATAATGCACCTGAGATTGAAGTTACCTCATTTTCTAGCTCTATCCCTGAAGATTCAAGACCTGGAACTACAGTCGCTCTTATCAGTGTAAATGACTTGGACTCTGGTCTGAATGGAAAAGTTATTTGTTCCATTGGTGAGgatgttccttttgttttgtcaccATCTTTACAagacaaaatgttttcactAGTAACCAAATCTCCCctagacagagagaaacagtccCAGTATACCATAACAGTAATTGCAAAAGATGCTGGTCAACCATCACTatcatctgaaaagacaatAAGTGTCATTGTGTCAGATGTGAACGACAACAGTCCAGAGTTTTCACGAAGCCCATATACTTTCTATATCGTTGAGGGCAATGATCCAGGagcttcagtgttttctgttaaagCTTCTGATCGTGATGAGAATGATAATGCTCTGATATCCTATCATATTGTCAGAGATGGAAGCGaagataataaaatatcttCATTTCTAAACATAAACTCTGATAATGGACAAATCACAGCACTGAAAAGTTTTGACTTTGAGACTCTGAAAACTTTCCAGTTCCAAGTTGTAGCCACAGATTCTGGTACTCCGTCACTGAGCAGCAACGTCACAGTGAACGTGTTCATTCTGGATCAGAACGACAACACTCCAGTCATCCTGTATCCACTCAGCTCGAATGGCTCTGCTGAAGGTGTGGAGGAGATTCCACGCAACGTGAACGCAGGACACTTGGTGACTAAAGTCAGAGCATATGACGCTGATATAGGATATAACGGCTGGTTGCTGTTCTCACTGCAGGAAGTTACTGACCACAGTCTCTTTGGTTTGGACCGCTACACAGGACAGATCAGGACACTTCGCTCGTTGACAGAGACGGACGAGGCTGAGCATAAACTGATCATACTGGTCAAAGACAATGGGAACGTTTCACTCTCAGCAACAGCTACTGTCATAGTCAAACTTGTGGAGCCCAAAGAGGCTTTTGCATCTTCTGATGTTAAAAGTGCAGCAAAAGTAAACGAAGAGGACAATGTTACATTTTACCTGATGATAACTTTGGGCtcagtttcagttctttttcttaTCAGTATCATTGTGCTGATTGCAATGCAGTGCTCCAAATCCACAGACTATACTTCTAAATATCTGCAAGAGCCAAATTATGACGGGACACTGTGTCACAGCATCCAGTACCGATCCGGAGACAAACGGTACATGTTAGTTGGACCCAGGATGAGTATAGGATCTACTATAGTCTCTGGCAGCCACGCAAATACTCTAGTGCTAcctgacaggaggagaacatctgAGGAGGTAAGATGA